A genomic window from Streptomyces sp. MST-110588 includes:
- a CDS encoding alpha/beta hydrolase-fold protein, which produces MRKNIRSGVASLIALAALACTAGCSTEDAPKAPVRFGDSPGTASRKAAPPGKRSLALMPTHPISFKEQRRVGGAGGNTPIGVTTYRGPKSGFTGKVWVWAPPEYYEKRNADKGFPVMVALPGGPGYPVNYWIGADLKLEENLARWSKEGKSLPFIVVMPVLNPDARQYYDGSDIPGQPKIGTWLSQDVPDLVRANFRTLNTRKGWAMMGSSSGGFVSLKNALQYPDKFAVAIPNGPDIVPDSPLWNGHARQQRENNPEVLAQRLIRKGGPEVYLAFQDGTGEGTVLPKVRKFLARYGRGPVRTRLQLVPGGTHSAHTYVEGMGLGTIQWVSAHMQGPAA; this is translated from the coding sequence GTGCGCAAGAACATCCGCAGTGGGGTGGCATCACTGATCGCTCTGGCCGCACTCGCCTGTACGGCGGGCTGCAGCACGGAGGACGCCCCGAAGGCTCCCGTACGTTTCGGCGACTCCCCGGGGACCGCCTCCCGCAAGGCCGCCCCGCCGGGCAAGCGGTCGCTGGCGCTCATGCCCACCCACCCGATCTCCTTCAAGGAGCAGCGCAGGGTCGGCGGCGCCGGCGGCAACACCCCCATCGGCGTGACCACCTACCGCGGCCCCAAGTCGGGGTTCACCGGAAAGGTGTGGGTGTGGGCGCCGCCGGAGTATTACGAGAAGCGGAACGCGGACAAGGGCTTTCCCGTGATGGTGGCGCTGCCCGGCGGCCCCGGATATCCCGTCAATTACTGGATCGGCGCCGACCTGAAGTTGGAGGAGAACCTCGCCCGGTGGTCGAAGGAGGGCAAGAGCCTGCCCTTCATCGTCGTCATGCCGGTGCTGAACCCGGATGCCAGGCAGTATTACGACGGCAGCGACATCCCTGGTCAGCCGAAGATCGGTACGTGGCTCAGCCAGGACGTACCGGATCTCGTACGCGCGAATTTCCGCACCCTGAACACCCGGAAGGGCTGGGCCATGATGGGGTCTTCGTCGGGCGGCTTCGTATCGCTGAAGAACGCCCTCCAATACCCCGACAAGTTCGCGGTCGCCATTCCCAACGGGCCCGATATCGTGCCCGACTCGCCGCTGTGGAACGGCCACGCCCGTCAGCAGCGGGAAAACAATCCGGAGGTACTGGCGCAGCGGCTGATCAGGAAGGGCGGGCCCGAGGTCTACCTCGCCTTCCAGGACGGTACGGGCGAGGGGACGGTCCTGCCCAAGGTCAGGAAGTTCCTCGCCCGGTACGGGCGGGGGCCGGTACGGACCCGGCTCCAGCTCGTCCCTGGTGGCACGCACAGCGCGCACACCTATGTGGAGGGGATGGGGCTGGGCACCATCCAGTGGGTCAGCGCGCACATGCAGGGGCCGGCGGCTTGA